One Nitrosomonas sp. PY1 DNA window includes the following coding sequences:
- a CDS encoding NUDIX hydrolase has protein sequence MIWKPSTTVAAVIEQNGKYLLVEEKPEPDSDLLLNQPAGHLDPGESLLQGAVRETLEETAYTFVPEYLIGIYQWHCKRADTTYIRFAFAGSITHYDPHRTLDDGIVRATWFNFSEISQQIHRHRSPLVMQCILDHRNGKQFPLDLIKYYD, from the coding sequence ATGATTTGGAAGCCCAGTACAACCGTTGCAGCTGTTATTGAGCAAAACGGAAAATACCTGTTGGTCGAAGAAAAGCCTGAACCCGATTCAGACTTGCTCTTAAACCAACCGGCGGGACACTTGGACCCGGGAGAATCGCTACTACAAGGCGCTGTCCGTGAAACCTTAGAAGAAACTGCTTACACTTTCGTACCCGAGTATTTAATTGGTATTTATCAGTGGCACTGCAAACGCGCTGATACTACCTATATTCGCTTTGCATTTGCCGGATCCATTACGCACTATGACCCACATCGCACGCTGGATGATGGAATCGTACGCGCAACCTGGTTTAATTTCAGCGAAATTTCACAGCAAATCCATCGACACCGCAGCCCACTAGTTATGCAATGCATTCTAGATCATCGCAATGGAAAGCAGTTTCCGCTTGACCTGATCAAGTATTATGACTAA
- the dcd gene encoding dCTP deaminase — protein sequence MTIKSDKWIRRMALEQGMIAPFEPDQIRQNNGERIVSYGTSSYGYDIRCSDEFKLFTNINSTIVDPKNFDSNSFIDVKNDVCIIPPNSFALARTVEYFRIPRNVLTICLGKSTYARCGIIVNVTPFEPEWEGYVTLEFSNTTPLPAKIYANEGVAQVIFFESDEVCEISYKDRGGKYQGQHGVTLPKI from the coding sequence ATGACCATAAAATCAGATAAATGGATACGAAGAATGGCGCTTGAGCAAGGTATGATTGCGCCTTTCGAACCTGATCAAATTCGACAAAATAACGGTGAACGTATCGTTTCCTATGGTACTTCAAGCTATGGTTACGATATTCGCTGCTCTGACGAATTTAAGTTGTTTACCAATATCAATTCTACTATTGTCGATCCAAAAAATTTTGACTCCAATTCATTCATAGACGTCAAGAATGATGTTTGTATTATTCCGCCCAATTCTTTTGCTTTGGCGCGCACTGTGGAATATTTCCGCATCCCACGTAATGTACTCACGATTTGTCTTGGCAAGTCCACTTATGCGCGCTGCGGGATCATTGTCAATGTCACACCATTCGAACCTGAATGGGAAGGGTATGTCACTCTGGAATTTTCTAACACAACACCATTACCCGCCAAAATATATGCCAATGAAGGTGTTGCGCAAGTAATTTTTTTTGAGTCGGATGAGGTATGCGAAATATCTTATAAAGATCGTGGTGGAAAATATCAGGGGCAACACGGTGTTACGCTGCCAAAAATATAG
- a CDS encoding neutral zinc metallopeptidase, translated as MLWRGRRQSNNVEDRRGQFARGGTAIGGGGIIIALIAVFVFGQDPLVVLQSLQQQDGSISRSESYQPSDQEQEIFKFVSVVLADTEDTWGQIFQKAGQIYKPPSLVVFTDMTPTACGTGQAASGPFYCPGDQKIYLDLSFLEQLQRMGASGDLAVAYVIAHEVGHHVQTLTGVSHKVRDLQSQSSRIGANAIQVKMELQADCLAGVWIQYTQKRTQFLEKGDLAEAMQAAEAVGDDNIMRQAGIPPRREAFTHGSAKDRMNWLNRGLQAKDLDDCETGI; from the coding sequence ATGCTTTGGCGAGGAAGAAGGCAAAGTAACAACGTTGAAGACAGGCGCGGTCAGTTCGCGCGTGGTGGCACTGCGATTGGTGGCGGAGGCATTATCATAGCATTGATTGCGGTATTTGTTTTTGGACAAGATCCTCTCGTGGTGTTGCAAAGCTTACAACAGCAAGATGGATCGATCTCAAGATCTGAGTCTTACCAACCTAGCGATCAAGAACAAGAAATTTTCAAATTTGTCAGTGTCGTTTTGGCAGATACGGAAGATACCTGGGGTCAAATTTTCCAAAAAGCCGGACAAATCTATAAACCACCAAGCTTAGTTGTCTTTACTGATATGACGCCTACTGCATGTGGAACTGGGCAAGCTGCATCCGGCCCATTTTATTGCCCGGGCGATCAGAAAATTTATCTCGATTTGAGCTTCCTAGAACAACTACAACGCATGGGTGCCAGTGGTGATCTGGCAGTGGCTTATGTCATTGCACACGAAGTAGGACATCATGTGCAGACTTTGACAGGCGTTTCGCACAAAGTGCGAGATCTGCAAAGTCAATCGTCTCGGATTGGCGCAAATGCGATCCAAGTTAAAATGGAACTGCAAGCTGATTGTTTGGCTGGTGTGTGGATACAATACACGCAAAAAAGAACACAATTCCTAGAAAAGGGAGATCTAGCAGAAGCTATGCAAGCTGCCGAGGCAGTTGGCGACGACAATATTATGCGCCAAGCTGGTATTCCACCTCGCCGTGAAGCATTTACCCATGGCTCTGCCAAAGATCGAATGAATTGGTTAAATCGTGGACTTCAGGCAAAAGATTTAGACGATTGTGAGACGGGTATTTGA
- a CDS encoding YggS family pyridoxal phosphate-dependent enzyme encodes MDTTQEQQFNEIKHNLATVKQRIVDTCQRIGRDPASVRLLPVTKTVPAEKLRLAYAAGCHEMGENKIQEAREKSEALNDLDIKWAVIGHLQTNKAKYLARFANEFQALDSLKVAAELDKRLQNEGRAIDVYVQVNSSGEESKFGLPPEAVRDFVKELPNYSSLRIKGLMTLAIFSSDHDRVRECFIKMREIQAMLRQEAPSGLSFDELSMGMSGDYELAIEEGATVVRVGQAIFGKRPLPDSHYWPGLG; translated from the coding sequence ATGGATACCACTCAAGAACAGCAATTTAATGAAATCAAGCATAATTTGGCAACTGTCAAACAACGTATCGTAGATACCTGCCAAAGGATAGGTCGCGATCCTGCCAGCGTACGATTGCTTCCGGTAACTAAAACAGTTCCTGCAGAAAAATTGCGGCTAGCTTATGCCGCAGGTTGCCATGAAATGGGCGAAAACAAAATTCAGGAGGCCCGTGAGAAATCCGAAGCACTGAATGATCTTGACATCAAGTGGGCCGTAATCGGTCATTTGCAAACAAATAAAGCCAAGTATTTAGCACGCTTTGCCAATGAGTTTCAGGCATTAGATAGCCTTAAAGTTGCAGCAGAACTCGATAAAAGATTACAAAATGAAGGCCGTGCAATCGACGTCTATGTGCAAGTCAACAGCTCAGGTGAAGAGAGCAAATTTGGTTTACCGCCAGAAGCGGTACGGGACTTTGTCAAAGAACTACCTAACTATTCGTCGTTACGCATCAAGGGTCTTATGACGCTGGCGATTTTTTCTTCCGACCATGATCGGGTACGAGAATGCTTTATCAAAATGCGCGAAATTCAAGCAATGCTTCGCCAAGAAGCACCTAGCGGCTTATCATTTGATGAATTATCCATGGGTATGTCCGGCGATTATGAATTAGCGATTGAAGAAGGTGCAACTGTGGTTCGCGTCGGTCAAGCGATCTTTGGTAAACGACCATTGCCGGACAGCCATTATTGGCCTGGATTAGGTTGA
- the metG gene encoding methionine--tRNA ligase, whose translation MNKRRILVTSALPYANGSIHLGHLVEYIQTDIWVRFQKMRGHTVYYVCADDTHGTPVMLRAEKEGITPEALIARVQKEHLSDFNGFHIRFDHYHSTHSPETRSFSEAIYHKLKQIDLISIRAIEQLYDPVKNMFLPDRFVKGECPKCNAKDQYGDSCEACGAAYAPTELKNPYSAVSGAKPIQKSSEHYFFKLSDPRCVDFLRRWTRESDHLQPEAANKMLEWLGNIGENKLSDWDISRDAPYFGFEIPEAPGKYFYVWLDAPIGYMGSFKYLCEQKQINFDEFWQKDSRTELYHFIGKDILYFHALFWPAMLENSGYRTPTKIFAHGFLTINGEKMSKSRGTFITAESYLKQDLNPEWLRYYYAAKLNGTMEDIDLNLEDFIARVNSDLIGKFINIASRCAGFITKRFDGKLVGGTQYQQLRTIIDEHFATWRPAQIEHAFEERDYAAAIRQIMKFVDAANEMIHQLAPWEMAKKPDQDDALHRACSLGIQLFYLLSHYMKPIIPSTVEKIESFLNCKPLTWPTLSAERSVSALLLPEGHMINPYQHLMIRIDAKQIDALIAANKQSLSVGDKPGNIGQSEQTKKTSQAFVPIAETISIDDFSKIDLRVARIADAEHVPGAEKLLKLTLDLGHEQRTVFAGIKSAYDPQHLKGRLTVVVANLAPRQMKFGLSEGMVLAAGGNHPGELFILSPDSGAQPGMRIK comes from the coding sequence ATGAACAAACGAAGGATTCTGGTCACTTCAGCGCTTCCATATGCCAATGGCAGTATTCACCTGGGTCACTTGGTGGAATATATTCAAACGGACATCTGGGTGCGCTTCCAGAAAATGCGTGGGCATACGGTATATTATGTATGTGCGGATGATACGCATGGCACCCCTGTAATGCTACGTGCGGAAAAAGAGGGAATTACCCCCGAAGCGCTGATTGCACGTGTTCAGAAGGAACACTTGAGCGATTTTAATGGATTTCATATCCGATTCGATCATTATCACAGCACACACTCACCCGAAACGCGATCTTTCTCCGAGGCTATCTACCACAAGCTCAAGCAAATAGATTTGATTTCGATTCGGGCGATTGAGCAATTGTACGATCCCGTTAAAAACATGTTTCTGCCTGACCGGTTTGTCAAGGGAGAATGTCCCAAATGCAATGCCAAAGATCAATATGGCGACTCATGCGAAGCGTGTGGCGCGGCATATGCACCAACGGAATTAAAAAATCCTTATTCGGCTGTTTCAGGTGCTAAGCCAATACAAAAATCCTCTGAGCATTATTTTTTCAAATTATCCGATCCGCGCTGTGTAGATTTTTTACGTCGCTGGACACGTGAATCCGATCATTTGCAACCGGAAGCTGCAAACAAGATGCTCGAATGGTTAGGAAATATAGGAGAAAACAAGCTTTCCGATTGGGATATTTCACGCGATGCACCCTATTTTGGTTTTGAAATTCCCGAAGCACCTGGTAAATATTTTTATGTTTGGTTGGATGCACCGATTGGTTACATGGGTAGCTTCAAATACTTATGCGAACAAAAACAAATAAATTTTGATGAATTCTGGCAAAAAGATAGCAGGACTGAACTGTATCATTTCATCGGCAAAGATATTTTATATTTTCATGCACTATTCTGGCCCGCCATGCTGGAAAACTCAGGTTATCGTACCCCCACCAAAATTTTTGCACACGGCTTTCTCACTATCAATGGAGAAAAAATGAGCAAGTCGCGTGGCACTTTCATTACCGCTGAAAGCTACTTAAAGCAAGATTTGAATCCCGAATGGCTACGCTATTATTACGCAGCAAAACTGAATGGCACGATGGAAGATATCGATTTGAATTTAGAAGATTTTATCGCGCGCGTAAACTCCGACTTGATTGGTAAATTTATCAATATTGCGAGCCGCTGTGCCGGTTTTATTACCAAACGCTTTGACGGCAAATTAGTCGGTGGGACACAGTATCAGCAGTTACGAACAATCATTGACGAGCACTTTGCTACTTGGCGACCAGCACAAATCGAACATGCATTTGAGGAACGAGATTATGCCGCTGCAATTCGACAAATTATGAAATTCGTTGATGCAGCCAATGAAATGATTCATCAACTTGCGCCCTGGGAAATGGCCAAAAAACCGGACCAAGATGATGCGTTACACCGTGCATGCAGTTTAGGTATTCAATTATTCTACCTGTTGTCACACTATATGAAACCCATCATACCCAGCACCGTAGAAAAAATTGAATCTTTTCTTAATTGCAAGCCGCTGACTTGGCCAACCTTATCGGCAGAGCGATCAGTTTCAGCATTATTGTTACCCGAAGGACACATGATTAACCCTTATCAACACTTGATGATCCGTATTGATGCCAAACAAATCGATGCTTTGATTGCGGCCAATAAGCAAAGCCTATCGGTCGGTGACAAACCAGGAAATATCGGGCAATCTGAGCAAACCAAGAAAACATCGCAAGCTTTTGTACCGATTGCCGAAACCATTTCTATCGATGATTTTAGTAAAATAGATTTGCGTGTTGCCAGAATTGCTGATGCAGAACACGTTCCAGGAGCGGAAAAGTTATTGAAGCTAACGCTAGATCTGGGTCATGAACAACGTACTGTTTTTGCCGGCATTAAATCGGCCTATGACCCGCAGCATCTCAAAGGACGTTTAACCGTTGTGGTCGCAAATCTCGCACCGCGTCAAATGAAGTTCGGTTTATCAGAAGGCATGGTATTAGCTGCAGGGGGAAACCATCCGGGTGAGTTGTTTATTCTTTCACCAGATTCTGGTGCACAACCCGGAATGCGTATTAAATAA
- a CDS encoding DUF4440 domain-containing protein, whose protein sequence is MTECIQQLELKLLHHDWTENPKSLDQLLSADFEEIDTNGIIHSRSEVIQWLLHKNKAIRWSLDNFRIKLLTQDCALAIYTASKHQDSAYIRNESIRSSIWQYQDQQWKMIFHQASSKS, encoded by the coding sequence ATGACAGAGTGTATTCAACAGCTCGAACTGAAACTATTACATCATGATTGGACAGAAAACCCCAAGTCGCTTGATCAATTGCTATCTGCTGATTTTGAAGAAATCGATACCAACGGTATTATTCACTCGAGAAGTGAGGTTATTCAATGGCTATTACACAAAAATAAAGCCATTCGATGGTCACTAGATAATTTTCGAATCAAATTGTTAACCCAGGATTGCGCACTGGCAATTTATACTGCATCCAAGCACCAAGACTCGGCCTATATCAGAAATGAATCAATCCGATCATCGATTTGGCAGTATCAAGACCAGCAGTGGAAAATGATATTCCATCAAGCGTCTAGTAAAAGTTAG
- the mnmA gene encoding tRNA 2-thiouridine(34) synthase MnmA, translating into MTNTSKKQRVVVGMSGGVDSSVAAYLLKQQGFDVVGVFMKNWEDDDTDEYCSSRQDFLDAVSAADVLDIPIEIVNFSMEYKDRVFSNFLMEYQAGRTPNPDILCNAEIKFKAFLEHAIQLDADYIATGHYAQIRKTGKLFQLLKAEDGTKDQSYFLYRLNQAQLAKALFPIGHLYKREVRKIAEEIALANFAKKDSTGICFIGERPFREFLNRYLPQQPGEIQTPDGKVIGQHMGLMYYTIGQRQGLGIGGTREGIDAPWFVSNKDMQRNVLIAVQGHDHPDLLRSTLRATNLTWISGNLPHCHWVYAGKTRYRQTDAPCAISELTQNYCQVDFAQYQWAVTPGQSVVIYESKVCLGGGIIDDKPLQK; encoded by the coding sequence ATGACTAATACATCAAAGAAACAACGCGTCGTTGTAGGCATGTCGGGCGGAGTAGATTCATCTGTGGCTGCCTACTTATTGAAGCAACAAGGATTTGACGTGGTAGGCGTCTTTATGAAGAACTGGGAAGATGACGATACGGACGAATATTGCTCTTCACGCCAGGATTTTTTGGATGCAGTATCCGCTGCCGATGTATTAGATATTCCTATTGAAATTGTGAATTTTTCGATGGAATACAAAGATCGGGTTTTTTCTAATTTCTTGATGGAATATCAAGCAGGTCGGACGCCCAATCCTGACATATTGTGTAATGCAGAAATCAAATTCAAAGCATTCCTTGAACATGCGATTCAATTGGATGCTGATTACATCGCCACAGGACACTATGCGCAAATCAGAAAAACCGGAAAACTCTTCCAATTGCTCAAAGCAGAAGACGGTACTAAAGATCAAAGTTATTTTTTGTATCGCTTAAATCAGGCACAATTGGCGAAAGCACTTTTCCCAATCGGTCATTTATATAAACGTGAGGTACGTAAGATAGCCGAGGAAATTGCGCTTGCTAATTTTGCCAAAAAAGATAGCACCGGTATTTGCTTTATCGGCGAGCGCCCTTTCCGTGAATTTCTTAATCGCTATCTACCGCAACAACCAGGAGAAATACAAACACCCGACGGCAAAGTAATTGGACAGCATATGGGTTTAATGTATTACACCATTGGTCAGCGACAGGGTTTGGGCATCGGTGGAACACGTGAAGGTATTGATGCTCCTTGGTTTGTATCGAATAAGGACATGCAACGCAACGTACTTATTGCAGTGCAAGGACATGACCATCCTGATTTGTTGCGCTCAACGCTACGAGCGACGAACTTAACTTGGATCAGTGGTAATCTCCCTCATTGTCATTGGGTTTATGCCGGCAAAACGCGCTACCGACAAACTGATGCTCCCTGCGCCATTTCAGAACTTACGCAAAATTACTGTCAAGTGGATTTTGCACAATATCAATGGGCAGTTACACCCGGTCAGTCGGTTGTTATCTATGAAAGCAAAGTGTGCTTGGGAGGAGGCATCATTGATGATAAACCTTTACAGAAATAG
- a CDS encoding glutathione peroxidase — translation MRILLTLVATFLSFSAWGCKSNLLDQNFRRLASSETVNLCQEFSGKVLLIVNTASKCGYTPQYEGLEQLYEKYQQQGLVVLGFPSNDFMGQEPGTEAEIQDFCRLTYDVKFPMFEKTPVKKEHAHPFYVQLAQLSGTYPKWNFHKYLIGRDGQFIMQFSPHTKPLDKEMIATIESALQR, via the coding sequence ATGCGTATTCTCTTGACACTCGTAGCGACTTTTTTGTCGTTTTCTGCTTGGGGTTGTAAAAGTAATTTACTCGATCAAAATTTTCGACGTCTTGCGTCATCGGAAACGGTCAATCTATGCCAGGAATTTTCAGGTAAAGTATTATTGATCGTCAATACAGCCAGCAAATGCGGTTATACACCGCAATATGAAGGGCTGGAGCAGTTATATGAAAAATACCAACAACAAGGTTTGGTGGTTCTGGGATTTCCATCTAATGATTTTATGGGGCAAGAGCCAGGCACTGAAGCAGAAATACAGGATTTCTGTCGTTTGACTTATGATGTTAAGTTTCCGATGTTTGAAAAAACACCTGTAAAAAAAGAACATGCACATCCGTTCTATGTACAACTCGCACAATTGTCTGGAACCTATCCGAAGTGGAATTTTCACAAGTATCTGATCGGGCGCGATGGTCAGTTCATCATGCAATTTAGTCCTCACACTAAGCCGCTCGATAAAGAAATGATTGCGACTATTGAAAGCGCCTTGCAGCGGTAA
- the apbC gene encoding iron-sulfur cluster carrier protein ApbC produces the protein MAISEQDILSLLNQTIDPTIGKDYVATKAVRNIRIDQNNVWVEIELGYPSNSVRNDVEQQVVSVLKTLEGIGNVQVTVSSKIIPHNVQQGVKLIPGVKNIIAVASGKGGVGKSATAVNLALALAAEGASVGILDADIYGPSQPQMLGITGHPDSLDGKTMEPVLAHGIQAISIGLLIDAETPMVWRGPMVTQALQQLLNDTNWKDVDYLVIDLPPGTGDIQLTLAQKIPVTGAVIVTTPQDIALLDARKGLKMFEKVGIPILGVVENMSTHTCSKCGHTEPIFGTGGGEKMSHDYNVELLGSLPLDIKIREYTDAGKPSVVAEPDGAIAAAYRLIARRIAAKVAEYAEDHSALFAEIIMEND, from the coding sequence ATGGCAATTTCTGAACAAGATATATTATCGCTTCTCAATCAAACGATTGACCCAACAATCGGTAAAGATTATGTAGCAACAAAAGCTGTCCGAAATATTCGCATTGATCAAAACAATGTTTGGGTTGAAATAGAATTGGGTTATCCCTCTAACAGTGTTCGAAACGATGTTGAACAGCAAGTTGTGAGCGTACTAAAAACATTAGAGGGCATTGGGAATGTGCAGGTTACCGTGAGCAGCAAGATTATTCCCCACAATGTGCAACAAGGTGTGAAGCTGATCCCCGGTGTAAAAAATATCATTGCGGTCGCTTCAGGCAAAGGAGGGGTGGGAAAGTCCGCTACGGCTGTCAACTTAGCATTGGCATTGGCAGCTGAAGGCGCTTCGGTGGGAATTCTGGATGCCGATATTTATGGCCCGTCACAACCACAAATGTTGGGCATTACTGGGCATCCTGATTCCTTAGATGGAAAAACCATGGAGCCTGTTTTGGCGCATGGCATTCAAGCCATTTCTATCGGATTGTTAATCGATGCGGAAACACCAATGGTGTGGCGCGGCCCAATGGTTACCCAGGCATTACAACAGTTGCTTAATGACACTAACTGGAAAGATGTGGATTATTTGGTTATTGATTTGCCTCCAGGAACTGGCGATATACAGTTAACGTTAGCGCAAAAAATACCAGTAACGGGTGCCGTAATTGTGACGACACCGCAAGATATCGCTTTGCTTGATGCGCGTAAAGGGCTAAAAATGTTTGAGAAAGTTGGAATTCCAATTTTAGGCGTGGTGGAAAATATGAGTACGCATACGTGTTCGAAGTGCGGTCATACAGAACCAATTTTTGGTACCGGGGGCGGCGAAAAAATGTCCCACGATTACAATGTGGAATTATTGGGTTCATTACCGCTTGATATCAAAATACGTGAATATACTGACGCGGGAAAACCAAGCGTTGTTGCTGAGCCCGATGGAGCTATTGCAGCAGCTTATCGATTGATAGCCAGACGCATTGCAGCCAAAGTGGCTGAATACGCAGAAGATCATTCGGCGCTGTTTGCAGAGATCATTATGGAAAACGATTAG
- a CDS encoding tellurite resistance TerB family protein has product MAYGSIVENLIKALAKEGKARLEHMARNSSINSEGSTNKSTHTNAEEGGITGIFKKLFGSKEVANAVNTAANATNNMTSSQIGSIGAIAGAILGGGSSSIKGALGGGALAMLGTLAINALQNKLNIQPTAMASEPLEKILSKDQIESMKSENTEKLMLCAMISAAKADGQLDDQEMDRIMGKVGENGITAEEQNFIRSEINKPLNIKNLVTSVPNALVAAQVYAASLFAIDINTDAERQYLKELAQALGLDADTVKRIHDMIGTPST; this is encoded by the coding sequence ATGGCATACGGATCTATTGTCGAAAATCTAATAAAAGCACTAGCAAAAGAGGGTAAAGCAAGGCTTGAACATATGGCGAGAAATTCTTCAATAAACTCGGAAGGTAGTACTAATAAAAGCACTCATACAAATGCTGAGGAAGGAGGTATCACAGGAATTTTTAAAAAATTATTTGGCTCAAAAGAAGTTGCAAATGCTGTTAATACAGCAGCAAATGCCACCAATAATATGACATCGAGCCAAATCGGCAGTATCGGTGCTATTGCTGGAGCCATACTAGGAGGAGGAAGCTCCTCAATCAAGGGTGCATTAGGTGGCGGCGCATTAGCAATGCTAGGAACGCTTGCTATCAACGCATTGCAAAACAAATTGAATATCCAACCTACCGCAATGGCTTCAGAACCATTAGAAAAAATCCTTAGTAAAGATCAGATCGAATCCATGAAATCAGAAAACACTGAAAAATTAATGTTATGTGCGATGATCAGCGCAGCAAAAGCCGATGGTCAGTTGGATGATCAGGAAATGGACAGAATCATGGGAAAAGTCGGTGAAAATGGCATTACCGCAGAAGAACAAAATTTCATTCGTAGTGAAATTAATAAGCCTCTCAATATAAAAAATCTTGTTACAAGCGTTCCGAATGCTTTAGTAGCTGCGCAAGTTTATGCTGCTTCATTATTTGCAATCGACATTAATACCGATGCCGAAAGGCAATATTTAAAAGAATTGGCTCAAGCACTTGGTTTAGATGCAGATACGGTAAAGCGTATTCATGATATGATCGGCACGCCCTCGACCTAA
- a CDS encoding PEP-CTERM sorting domain-containing protein yields the protein MNSQPRHFKLIASFKLLFSMIFYFSSTSLYANWSFTELGSLGGNQSKANAINDSGQIVGQSVNAAGESKAFIIQSNGAGMTTLFPSINASNAQDINDAGQITGTYYLPTLPGQGESPFHAFITGANGQGIIDLEVGSKMNSGISINNAGQVLGRTFEMDGSSSTFITSANGMNVRTLETFNDKSIIPAGINEHGQIAGWAGDWSMPKFSVITAPNGVDMHEIKGLPGSNGVTAFGINNAGQVVGSVDIQTDSGGNLAYAFLTSADGNNMMNLGVLKGDDSSSAVGMNDLGEVIGSSSSFDVDHSRIFLYSHGGMTDLSALDVVTDSGWRDLFISDINNHGQMVGFGTNKDGATEAFLLSYTADTIFNPQPIYIPPVPEPETYMMLLIGLGLIGWFVRRQRSVAH from the coding sequence ATGAACTCTCAGCCAAGGCATTTCAAGCTTATAGCATCATTTAAATTATTATTCTCAATGATATTTTACTTTTCTAGCACAAGCTTATATGCAAATTGGTCTTTTACTGAACTAGGATCGCTGGGGGGTAATCAAAGTAAAGCAAATGCAATTAATGATTCCGGTCAAATTGTCGGTCAATCGGTTAATGCTGCAGGTGAATCGAAAGCCTTTATTATTCAATCTAACGGCGCAGGAATGACTACGTTATTTCCATCGATTAATGCCAGTAATGCGCAGGATATTAATGACGCCGGGCAAATTACCGGAACTTATTATTTACCTACACTTCCCGGGCAAGGTGAATCCCCATTTCACGCCTTTATTACAGGTGCAAATGGCCAAGGCATCATTGACTTGGAGGTAGGCAGCAAGATGAACTCAGGGATTTCAATCAATAATGCCGGTCAGGTTTTAGGACGAACCTTTGAGATGGATGGTTCTTCTTCAACTTTTATTACAAGTGCTAATGGCATGAATGTACGCACTTTAGAGACCTTTAATGACAAATCGATTATTCCCGCCGGTATTAATGAACACGGCCAAATAGCTGGATGGGCTGGTGATTGGTCTATGCCAAAATTCAGTGTAATTACAGCTCCCAATGGCGTGGATATGCATGAGATAAAAGGATTGCCCGGTAGCAATGGCGTAACTGCTTTCGGTATCAATAATGCCGGTCAAGTAGTAGGGTCTGTCGATATCCAGACAGATTCTGGAGGCAACCTAGCATATGCCTTTTTAACAAGCGCAGACGGGAATAATATGATGAACCTGGGTGTATTAAAAGGGGATGACTCTTCTTCCGCAGTAGGCATGAATGATTTAGGTGAGGTTATAGGTTCTTCCTCCAGCTTTGATGTGGATCATAGTCGGATTTTTTTATATAGTCATGGAGGCATGACGGATTTATCAGCGCTAGATGTAGTGACGGATTCCGGGTGGAGAGACCTTTTCATCTCGGACATTAATAATCACGGCCAAATGGTAGGATTTGGCACCAATAAAGACGGTGCCACAGAAGCTTTCTTATTGTCCTATACGGCTGATACTATATTTAATCCGCAACCTATTTATATCCCTCCCGTACCAGAACCAGAAACCTATATGATGTTGTTGATAGGACTAGGACTTATCGGTTGGTTTGTCCGGCGTCAACGATCCGTAGCGCATTGA
- a CDS encoding Crp/Fnr family transcriptional regulator, translating to MSIGLIYRLKQLEILDDEDFLIMDSMMLAQRNTPRHFFIISEKYPQPHIHFVIEGWAIKYKTLENGERQIINFVLPGDIVAIYSPLFQNSEHTVESITEMRLGYFSASLFFETIRKSPRLAAALMWMAGQDERVLEEQIVRVGRRRSIKRMAHLLAELHRRLRLAGLSREEAQFLPLNQSLLSDALGLSHIHAHRIFRELDKMGLIVRTHNSIQLLNLKLLADFADFDASYLEPIANSSTAKTLKSS from the coding sequence ATGTCAATTGGTTTAATTTATCGCCTCAAACAGCTTGAGATTCTTGATGATGAAGATTTTCTAATCATGGATTCTATGATGTTAGCACAACGCAATACCCCTAGACACTTCTTCATTATCAGTGAAAAGTATCCTCAGCCGCATATCCATTTTGTGATAGAAGGCTGGGCAATCAAATACAAAACACTCGAAAATGGTGAACGGCAGATTATCAATTTTGTTTTGCCGGGGGATATTGTTGCTATCTATTCACCGCTTTTCCAAAATTCGGAACACACAGTTGAATCTATCACTGAAATGCGCTTGGGTTATTTCTCCGCAAGTCTTTTTTTTGAAACAATTCGTAAATCGCCCCGCTTGGCTGCGGCTTTAATGTGGATGGCCGGTCAAGATGAACGTGTACTTGAAGAGCAGATTGTTCGGGTAGGCCGCAGGCGTTCAATCAAAAGAATGGCACACCTATTAGCTGAACTCCATCGAAGATTGAGACTTGCAGGTTTATCGCGCGAGGAAGCCCAATTTTTGCCGCTTAATCAATCATTACTCAGTGATGCTTTAGGATTGAGTCATATTCATGCCCATCGTATTTTTCGCGAACTTGATAAGATGGGCTTGATTGTGCGTACTCATAACAGCATTCAGTTGCTAAATTTAAAGTTACTCGCTGATTTTGCAGATTTTGACGCAAGCTATCTAGAGCCTATAGCAAACAGTAGTACTGCCAAAACTTTAAAATCTTCCTAA